Proteins from a genomic interval of Lycium ferocissimum isolate CSIRO_LF1 chromosome 2, AGI_CSIRO_Lferr_CH_V1, whole genome shotgun sequence:
- the LOC132048037 gene encoding small polypeptide DEVIL 4: MKMSNGGGANESSKKKMSSRRLGKFLKEQRGRLYIVRRCVVMLLCWHD, encoded by the coding sequence ATGAAGATGAGCAACGGTGGTGGTGCAAATGAGAGCTCCAAGAAGAAAATGTCAAGTAGAAGACTTGGGAAGTTTCTTAAGGAGCAGAGAGGAAGGCTTTACATAGTGAGAAGATGTGTAGTCATGCTTCTTTGCTGGCATGACTGA